Proteins from one Salinispora arenicola genomic window:
- a CDS encoding phosphatidylinositol-specific phospholipase C/glycerophosphodiester phosphodiesterase family protein — protein sequence MLRRLSVALGLVATMLLGAAPAWAHGGSRPLAQAHAHNDYEHERPLLDALDHGFTSVEADIYLVDGELLVGHDPEDLQPGRTLQRLYLDPLAARVARNHGRVYRGSRQPLQLLVDIKNTGAQTYTELDQVLRSYRRMLTRYAFGRVRASAVTVVISGDRPRDLMEDQSVRYAFYDGRLSDLDTGAHSSFMPLISDNWNNVFTWQGVGPMPTEQRARLRDVIAVAHRNGQRVRFWATPDEPGAQREAVWRELRAAGVDHINTDDLAGLEDFLRGGHSHDHRTSTGTPDR from the coding sequence GATTGTCGGTGGCCCTGGGCCTGGTCGCGACGATGCTGTTGGGAGCGGCACCCGCCTGGGCGCATGGCGGTAGCCGCCCACTGGCACAGGCACACGCACACAACGACTACGAGCACGAGCGCCCGCTGCTGGACGCGCTCGATCACGGGTTCACCAGCGTCGAGGCCGACATCTACCTGGTCGACGGCGAACTGCTGGTCGGCCACGATCCCGAGGACCTGCAACCGGGCCGGACACTGCAGCGTCTCTACCTGGACCCGCTCGCGGCCCGGGTGGCCCGTAACCACGGCCGGGTGTACCGGGGCAGCCGGCAACCGCTGCAACTGCTGGTCGACATCAAGAACACCGGCGCGCAGACCTACACCGAACTCGACCAGGTCCTGCGATCGTACCGACGGATGCTCACCCGGTACGCCTTCGGCCGGGTCCGGGCCAGCGCGGTGACGGTCGTGATCAGCGGGGACAGGCCCCGGGATCTGATGGAAGACCAGTCAGTCCGGTATGCCTTCTACGACGGCAGGTTGTCCGATCTCGACACCGGTGCCCACTCGTCGTTCATGCCGTTGATCAGCGACAACTGGAACAATGTCTTCACCTGGCAGGGGGTTGGTCCGATGCCGACCGAGCAACGGGCCCGGCTGCGCGACGTCATCGCTGTCGCGCACCGGAACGGGCAGCGGGTGCGCTTCTGGGCCACGCCTGACGAGCCCGGAGCGCAACGAGAGGCCGTCTGGCGCGAGTTGCGCGCGGCCGGGGTGGATCACATCAACACTGACGACCTGGCCGGCTTGGAGGACTTCCTACGCGGCGGGCACAGCCACGACCACCGCACCTCGACGGGAACACCGGACCGGTAG
- a CDS encoding DUF4239 domain-containing protein: MLGWSNAVPGWLLSVLLIAALTGWGALGVLLRSPIQRVFGSEPKRHEIMTTALRSVVTFYGLLLTLTAVTAYETFADARKVVLAEAASLASLSRAVSDFPEPVRGELQGHLRDYVDYMTDEAWPSYRQRAAVRGDNDVADKINLTLHRHKPESDEEKAQSRIALAELEKFNENRQLRRGFATTELPGFLWTILVVGAALVISLTWLLSPRTRRVHLVVSTAIAAIIALLLFAVEAMDGPFEGSLSVSPAPFEELREELSG; the protein is encoded by the coding sequence GTGCTCGGCTGGAGTAACGCGGTACCCGGCTGGCTCCTGAGTGTGCTCCTCATCGCGGCCCTCACCGGTTGGGGGGCGCTTGGCGTGCTCCTGCGTTCTCCGATCCAACGGGTGTTCGGATCTGAGCCGAAACGACATGAGATCATGACTACTGCATTACGTTCCGTCGTAACCTTCTACGGTCTCCTTCTCACTCTCACCGCCGTCACCGCGTATGAAACGTTCGCTGACGCCCGTAAGGTTGTGCTGGCCGAAGCAGCCTCGTTGGCCTCGCTCTCCCGGGCGGTGTCGGACTTCCCGGAGCCCGTTCGAGGTGAACTGCAGGGACATCTGCGCGACTATGTTGACTACATGACGGACGAGGCATGGCCCTCCTATCGGCAGCGCGCCGCCGTGCGGGGTGACAATGACGTAGCAGACAAGATCAACTTGACCCTGCACAGACACAAGCCGGAGTCGGACGAGGAAAAGGCACAAAGTAGGATCGCCTTGGCGGAACTCGAGAAGTTCAACGAGAACCGCCAACTCCGACGTGGTTTCGCCACCACAGAGCTTCCAGGCTTCCTGTGGACCATCCTCGTCGTAGGTGCCGCGCTCGTCATTTCGCTTACCTGGCTCTTGTCGCCCCGGACACGCAGAGTCCATCTGGTTGTCTCGACGGCGATCGCGGCCATCATAGCTTTGCTGTTGTTCGCCGTTGAGGCAATGGACGGCCCGTTCGAAGGAAGCCTGAGCGTCTCGCCGGCTCCGTTCGAGGAACTGCGGGAGGAGCTTTCCGGGTAG